In Streptomyces sp. NBC_00306, a single genomic region encodes these proteins:
- a CDS encoding Fur family transcriptional regulator yields the protein MSDLLERLRGRGWRMTAQRRVVAEVLDGEHVHLTADEVHARAVKRLPEISRATVYNTLGELVTLGEVLEVSTDHRAKRYDPNAHQPHQHLVCARCGAIRDVHPAGNPLADLPDSERFGFTVSDVEVTYRGTCPNCAAA from the coding sequence ATGAGTGACCTTCTTGAACGGCTTCGCGGACGCGGCTGGCGGATGACCGCCCAGCGGCGTGTCGTGGCAGAGGTCCTCGACGGCGAGCACGTGCATCTGACCGCCGACGAGGTCCACGCGCGGGCGGTGAAGAGGCTGCCCGAGATCTCGCGGGCGACGGTCTACAACACGCTCGGTGAGCTCGTGACCCTCGGCGAGGTCCTGGAAGTCTCCACGGACCACCGCGCCAAGCGGTACGACCCGAATGCCCACCAGCCCCACCAGCACCTCGTCTGCGCCCGCTGCGGCGCCATCCGGGACGTGCACCCCGCCGGCAACCCGCTGGCGGACCTGCCCGACTCCGAGCGCTTCGGCTTCACGGTCTCGGACGTCGAGGTGACCTACCGCGGCACCTGCCCGAACTGCGCGGCGGCGTAG
- the rsgA gene encoding ribosome small subunit-dependent GTPase A, with translation MRRYGKNPDEDDIRVRPNRKGNRPRTNIRPKHEDAVEGMVLTVDRGRLTCLVEDRIVHAMKARELGRKAAVVGDRVGIVGDLSGDKDTLARIVRIEKRKSVLRRTADDDDPYERVVVANADQLAIVTALADPEPRPRLIDRCLVAAYDGGLTPLLVLTKSDLASPDELLEMYGALGVPHVVTTRDEFVDGVAAERVHEHLSGRTTAFVGHSGVGKTTLVNALVPRERRRSTGLVNAVTGRGRHTTTSALALPLNDKEGGWVIDTPGVRSFGLHHVDPSRVILAFPDLVPGTEGCPRACSHDEPDCALDEWVAEGHADPARLYSLRRLLATRERREGD, from the coding sequence ATGCGGCGCTACGGCAAGAACCCCGACGAGGACGACATCCGCGTCCGCCCGAACCGCAAGGGCAACCGGCCGCGGACCAACATCCGCCCCAAGCACGAGGACGCCGTCGAGGGCATGGTCCTCACCGTCGACCGCGGGCGGCTCACCTGCCTCGTCGAGGACCGGATCGTCCACGCCATGAAGGCCCGGGAGCTCGGCCGCAAGGCCGCTGTCGTGGGTGACCGGGTCGGCATCGTCGGCGATCTGTCCGGGGACAAGGACACCCTGGCGCGCATCGTGCGGATCGAGAAGCGGAAGTCCGTCCTCCGCCGTACGGCCGACGACGACGATCCCTATGAGCGCGTGGTCGTGGCCAACGCCGACCAGCTGGCCATCGTGACCGCCCTCGCCGACCCCGAACCGCGCCCGCGTCTCATCGACCGCTGCCTGGTCGCCGCGTACGACGGCGGGCTCACCCCGCTCCTGGTCCTCACCAAGTCCGACCTGGCCTCGCCGGACGAACTGCTGGAGATGTACGGGGCGCTGGGTGTCCCCCATGTGGTCACCACGCGCGACGAGTTCGTCGACGGGGTCGCCGCGGAGCGGGTGCACGAGCACCTCTCCGGCCGCACCACCGCGTTCGTCGGCCACTCCGGCGTGGGCAAGACGACGCTGGTCAACGCTCTGGTGCCCAGGGAGCGCAGGCGGAGCACCGGCCTGGTCAACGCGGTCACCGGCCGCGGCCGGCACACCACCACCTCGGCCCTCGCCCTGCCGCTCAACGACAAGGAGGGCGGCTGGGTGATCGACACCCCCGGTGTGCGGTCGTTCGGTCTGCACCACGTCGACCCGTCCCGGGTGATCCTCGCCTTCCCGGATCTCGTGCCGGGGACGGAGGGCTGTCCGCGGGCATGCAGCCACGACGAGCCGGACTGCGCGCTGGACGAGTGGGTCGCCGAGGGCCACGCGGACCCGGCCAGGCTGTACTCCCTGCGGCGACTGCTCGCCACCCGGGAGCGACGCGAGGGCGACTGA
- the aroA gene encoding 3-phosphoshikimate 1-carboxyvinyltransferase, with protein MTEASVHPALWPAPFATGAVEATVTVPGSKSVTNRALVLAALAAEPGWLRRPLRSRDSLLMADALRALGVGIEETVSSSSTVTGVHDSEGEAWRVIPAGLHGPATVDVGNAGTVMRFLPPVASLASGPIRFDGDPRSYERPLNGVIDALRVLGARIDDDGRGALPMTVHGGGALDGGSVEIDASSSSQFVSALLLSAPRFNQGVEVRHIGARLPSMPHIRMTVDMLRAVGAQVDEPETGGEPNVWRVSPSALLGRDLTVEPDLSNAQPFLAAALITGGRVTIPDWPERTTQPGDALREIFTEMGGSCALTDAGLTLTGTGRIHGIDVDLGEVGELTPGIAAVAALADSPSTLRGVAHLRLHETDRLAALTKEINELGGDVTETEDGLHIRPRPLHGGVFHTYDDHRMATAGSIIGLAVEGVQIENVATTAKTLPDFPRMWAGMLGA; from the coding sequence ATGACCGAAGCTTCCGTGCACCCTGCCCTCTGGCCCGCCCCGTTCGCGACCGGAGCCGTCGAAGCGACGGTGACCGTGCCCGGTTCCAAATCGGTCACCAACCGCGCTCTGGTGCTGGCCGCTCTCGCCGCCGAGCCGGGCTGGCTGCGCCGCCCGCTGCGTTCGCGCGACAGCCTGCTGATGGCCGACGCCCTGCGCGCCCTCGGTGTCGGCATCGAGGAGACGGTGTCCTCCAGCTCCACCGTCACCGGCGTGCACGACAGCGAGGGCGAGGCCTGGCGCGTGATCCCCGCCGGTCTGCACGGCCCGGCCACCGTCGACGTCGGCAATGCCGGCACGGTGATGCGCTTCCTCCCGCCCGTCGCCTCCCTCGCTTCCGGCCCGATCCGGTTCGACGGCGACCCCCGCTCCTACGAGCGCCCGCTGAACGGCGTGATCGACGCCCTGCGGGTGCTCGGCGCCCGTATCGACGACGACGGCCGCGGCGCGCTCCCGATGACCGTGCACGGCGGCGGCGCACTGGACGGCGGCTCCGTCGAGATCGACGCCTCCTCCTCCTCGCAGTTCGTCTCGGCGCTGCTGCTCTCCGCCCCGCGCTTCAACCAGGGTGTGGAGGTGCGGCACATCGGCGCACGTCTGCCGTCGATGCCGCACATCCGGATGACCGTCGACATGCTGCGTGCCGTCGGCGCCCAGGTCGACGAGCCGGAGACCGGCGGCGAGCCCAATGTCTGGCGGGTCTCGCCCTCGGCCCTGCTGGGCCGTGACCTCACCGTCGAGCCCGATCTGTCGAACGCGCAGCCGTTCCTGGCGGCCGCGCTCATCACCGGCGGCCGGGTGACCATTCCGGACTGGCCCGAGCGCACCACCCAGCCCGGCGACGCGCTGCGCGAGATCTTCACCGAGATGGGCGGTTCCTGCGCGCTGACCGACGCCGGTCTCACCCTGACCGGCACGGGCCGCATCCACGGCATCGACGTCGATCTCGGCGAGGTGGGCGAGCTGACCCCGGGCATCGCGGCCGTCGCGGCCCTCGCGGACTCCCCCTCCACACTGCGCGGCGTGGCGCATCTGCGCCTCCACGAGACGGACCGTCTGGCCGCTCTCACCAAGGAGATCAACGAACTCGGCGGTGACGTCACCGAGACGGAGGACGGGCTGCACATCCGCCCCCGCCCGCTGCACGGCGGTGTGTTCCACACCTACGACGACCACCGGATGGCGACGGCCGGATCGATCATCGGCCTCGCCGTCGAGGGCGTGCAGATCGAGAACGTGGCGACGACCGCGAAGACCTTGCCCGACTTCCCGCGGATGTGGGCCGGAATGCTCGGGGCCTGA
- a CDS encoding DMT family transporter produces the protein MAWLLVVVAGILETGFAVCLKLSHGFTRLWPTIAFACFALGSFGLLTLALRKLDVGPAYAVWTGIGAAGTAIYGMVFLDDLVSTLKIVSITLVIVGVIGLQLSGSGH, from the coding sequence ATGGCGTGGCTGCTGGTGGTGGTCGCCGGGATCCTGGAGACGGGATTCGCGGTCTGTCTCAAGCTCTCGCACGGATTCACCCGGCTCTGGCCGACGATCGCGTTCGCCTGCTTCGCACTGGGCAGCTTCGGTCTGCTGACCCTGGCCCTGCGGAAGCTGGACGTCGGTCCGGCGTACGCGGTGTGGACGGGCATCGGAGCGGCGGGGACCGCGATCTACGGCATGGTCTTCCTGGACGACCTGGTCTCCACGTTGAAGATCGTCTCGATCACCCTGGTGATCGTCGGTGTCATCGGTCTCCAGCTGTCGGGGTCGGGACACTGA
- a CDS encoding TetR/AcrR family transcriptional regulator: MPTARESLLNAALAALAELPWSGVRMVDVASAAGVSRQTLYNEFGSKDGLARALARREADTYLYGVDQLLAERTAPVDRLAAVAEWTVGEARSRPLLRALLTGCWGERLPVPRPARRDAPAAGVPAQRRADAGLPAPSDVVTEVRDRSQAALESERPQGRTAEESAALAQRCELAVRLAFSYVVAPAGEGVGQLVRTAVAGVSVPTPTAGDR; this comes from the coding sequence ATGCCTACAGCGCGAGAGTCCCTGCTGAACGCCGCGCTCGCCGCGCTTGCCGAGCTGCCGTGGTCGGGGGTGCGGATGGTGGATGTCGCCTCTGCCGCGGGGGTCTCCCGGCAGACCCTCTACAACGAGTTCGGCAGCAAGGACGGGCTGGCCCGTGCGCTGGCACGGCGGGAGGCCGACACCTATCTGTACGGCGTGGACCAGCTGCTGGCCGAACGGACGGCCCCCGTCGACCGGCTGGCCGCCGTGGCCGAGTGGACGGTCGGCGAGGCCCGGTCGAGACCGTTGCTGCGTGCGCTGCTCACCGGCTGCTGGGGCGAGCGTCTGCCCGTTCCCCGGCCCGCCCGCCGCGATGCGCCCGCGGCCGGAGTCCCCGCCCAGCGCCGCGCGGACGCCGGGCTTCCGGCCCCCTCGGACGTGGTGACGGAGGTACGGGACAGATCGCAGGCCGCACTGGAATCCGAGCGGCCCCAGGGGCGGACGGCTGAGGAGTCGGCCGCGCTCGCGCAGCGCTGCGAGCTGGCGGTGCGGCTGGCGTTCTCCTATGTCGTCGCGCCCGCCGGTGAGGGCGTGGGGCAGCTGGTCCGTACAGCCGTGGCCGGCGTCAGTGTCCCGACCCCGACAGCTGGAGACCGATGA
- a CDS encoding NAD(P)H-dependent oxidoreductase, producing the protein MRVLWVSAHPDPRSLNGALRDEGVAVLRERGHEVVESDLYAMGWNPVVDHGDFAHDPDKRLDVLTESQRALETGTLSEDIRQEQAKLLWADTLVVQFPLWWFGMPAILKGWFDRLFVQGFAQGVPDPATGRAMRYGDGGLSGRRALVVTTVGANAATTGPRGIHGDINDVLFPILHGTLWYTGMSVVPPLVVNGTVCLSGPEYEAAAERLRERLVALPDTDPIPYRRQNGGDYDEHLVLRPEHATGEEGIRIHYTGPGQAEPCETTGGPTEADR; encoded by the coding sequence GTGCGCGTGCTCTGGGTGTCCGCCCACCCCGACCCGCGCTCGCTGAACGGGGCACTGCGCGACGAAGGCGTCGCGGTGCTGCGTGAGCGGGGGCACGAGGTCGTCGAGTCGGATCTCTACGCGATGGGCTGGAATCCCGTGGTCGACCACGGTGACTTCGCCCACGACCCGGACAAGCGCCTCGATGTGCTCACCGAGTCCCAGCGCGCCCTGGAGACCGGCACGCTGAGTGAGGACATCCGCCAGGAGCAGGCCAAGCTGCTGTGGGCGGACACGCTGGTCGTGCAGTTCCCCCTGTGGTGGTTCGGCATGCCGGCCATCCTCAAGGGCTGGTTCGACCGGCTGTTCGTCCAGGGCTTCGCCCAGGGCGTCCCGGACCCGGCCACGGGCCGGGCGATGCGCTACGGGGACGGCGGGCTGTCCGGCCGCCGCGCGCTGGTGGTGACCACGGTCGGCGCCAACGCCGCCACCACCGGGCCGCGGGGCATCCACGGCGACATCAACGACGTCCTGTTCCCGATCCTGCACGGCACCCTCTGGTACACCGGCATGTCCGTGGTCCCGCCCCTGGTCGTCAACGGCACGGTGTGCCTGTCGGGTCCCGAGTACGAGGCCGCCGCCGAGCGGCTGCGCGAACGGCTCGTCGCCCTTCCGGACACCGACCCGATTCCCTACCGCCGTCAGAACGGCGGCGACTACGACGAGCACCTCGTCCTGCGGCCCGAGCACGCGACGGGCGAGGAGGGCATCCGCATCCACTACACCGGCCCCGGACAGGCGGAACCGTGCGAGACGACGGGCGGCCCGACCGAAGCCGACCGTTGA
- a CDS encoding M50 family metallopeptidase, translating into MVSTEYLSPLSSASIGDLWDRVFGSQPAPDRWLVIGTAVLALAVVLPHPVWRVSRNAVTIAHEGGHGLVALLTGRKLDGIRLHSDTSGLTVSRGKPTGLGMILTAAAGYTAPPLLGLGGAWLLAAHHITLLLWVSTALLLAMLVMIRNVYGAVTVILTGAAFLLVSWLTEPEVQAAFAYAAVWFLLLGGVRPAFELQSKRRHGGAPDSDADQLARLTHVPPALWLFLFHAVSLCSLIGGGRWLLGL; encoded by the coding sequence ATGGTCAGCACCGAATACCTTTCGCCGCTCAGCAGCGCGTCCATAGGTGATCTCTGGGACCGCGTCTTCGGGTCCCAGCCCGCACCGGACCGGTGGCTGGTCATCGGCACCGCGGTCCTCGCCCTCGCCGTCGTGCTCCCGCATCCCGTCTGGCGCGTCTCCCGGAACGCCGTGACGATCGCCCACGAGGGCGGCCACGGGCTCGTCGCCCTGCTCACCGGCCGCAAACTGGACGGCATCCGGCTGCACTCGGACACCAGCGGGCTGACGGTGAGCCGCGGCAAGCCGACCGGCCTCGGCATGATCCTCACCGCGGCTGCCGGCTACACCGCCCCTCCTCTGCTGGGCCTCGGCGGCGCCTGGCTGCTGGCCGCGCACCACATCACTCTGCTGCTGTGGGTGTCCACGGCGCTGCTGCTGGCCATGCTGGTGATGATCCGGAACGTCTACGGAGCGGTCACCGTCATCCTCACGGGTGCCGCTTTCCTGCTCGTCTCCTGGCTCACGGAGCCCGAGGTGCAGGCCGCCTTCGCCTATGCGGCCGTGTGGTTCCTGCTGCTCGGCGGCGTACGGCCGGCCTTCGAGCTCCAGTCCAAGCGCCGGCACGGCGGGGCGCCGGACTCCGACGCCGATCAACTCGCCCGGCTGACCCATGTACCGCCCGCCCTGTGGCTGTTCCTCTTCCACGCGGTGTCCCTGTGTTCACTGATCGGCGGCGGCCGGTGGCTGCTGGGTCTGTGA
- the hisN gene encoding histidinol-phosphatase, translating to MPDYHDDLRLAHVLADAADAATMDRFKALDLKVETKPDMTPVTEADKAAEELIRGQLKRARPRDAILGEEYGIEGTGPRRWVIDPIDGTKNYVRGVPVWATLISLMVQGEGGFQPVVGVVSAPALGRRWWAAQGGGAYTGRSLSQATRLHVSRVGSISDASFAYSSLSGWEEQGRLDGFMDLTRACWRTRGYGDFWPYMMVAEGSVDICAEPELSLWDMAATTIVVQEAGGSFTGLDGRRGPHSGNAAASNGLLHEELLGYLNQRY from the coding sequence ATGCCCGACTACCACGACGATCTGCGCCTCGCCCATGTCCTCGCCGACGCCGCCGACGCCGCGACCATGGACCGGTTCAAGGCTCTCGACCTCAAGGTCGAGACGAAGCCGGACATGACGCCGGTGACCGAGGCCGACAAGGCGGCGGAGGAACTGATCCGCGGGCAGCTGAAGAGAGCGCGGCCGCGTGACGCGATCCTCGGCGAGGAGTACGGCATCGAGGGCACGGGCCCGCGCCGCTGGGTGATCGACCCCATCGACGGCACCAAGAACTACGTCCGCGGCGTCCCGGTCTGGGCGACGCTGATCTCGCTGATGGTCCAGGGCGAGGGCGGCTTCCAGCCGGTCGTCGGCGTGGTCTCGGCCCCGGCACTCGGCCGCCGCTGGTGGGCCGCCCAGGGTGGTGGCGCCTACACCGGGCGCAGCCTGAGCCAGGCCACCAGGCTCCACGTCAGCCGGGTCGGCAGCATTTCGGACGCCTCCTTCGCGTACTCCTCCCTCAGCGGCTGGGAGGAGCAGGGGCGGCTGGACGGCTTCATGGATCTGACCCGCGCCTGCTGGCGCACCCGCGGCTACGGCGACTTCTGGCCGTACATGATGGTGGCCGAGGGTTCGGTGGACATCTGCGCGGAGCCGGAGCTGTCGCTGTGGGACATGGCCGCCACCACGATCGTCGTCCAGGAGGCCGGCGGTTCCTTCACCGGCCTTGACGGACGCCGCGGCCCGCACAGCGGGAACGCGGCCGCGTCCAACGGACTGCTCCACGAGGAACTGCTCGGATACCTCAACCAGCGCTACTGA
- a CDS encoding CBS domain-containing protein: MLVRDAMSTVVLTIGPTHTLRQAARLMAARRVGAAVVLDTDADGLGILTERDILVAVGKGQDPDQETAGTHTTTDVVFAAPSWTLEEAAEAMSHGGFRHLIVMDGDGGPVGIVSVRDIIRCWAPTRRHHSTLVG, from the coding sequence ATGCTCGTCCGTGACGCCATGAGCACGGTGGTCCTCACCATCGGACCCACGCACACACTCCGCCAGGCGGCCCGGTTGATGGCCGCACGCCGCGTCGGCGCGGCGGTCGTCCTCGACACCGACGCCGACGGCCTGGGCATTCTGACCGAGCGCGACATTCTCGTAGCGGTGGGCAAGGGCCAGGACCCCGACCAGGAGACCGCCGGCACCCACACCACCACCGACGTCGTTTTCGCCGCGCCGTCCTGGACCCTGGAGGAAGCCGCGGAGGCCATGTCGCACGGCGGCTTCCGGCATCTGATCGTGATGGACGGCGACGGCGGGCCCGTCGGCATCGTGTCCGTCCGCGACATCATCCGCTGCTGGGCCCCGACCCGGCGGCACCACTCCACACTCGTCGGCTGA
- a CDS encoding catalase, which translates to MTQEAHVTQGPLTTEAGAPVADNQNSETAGVGGPVLVQDQALLEKLAHFNRERIPERIVHARGAGAYGTFTLTRDVSRWTRAKFLSEVGKQTETFLRFSTVAGNLGSADAVRDPRGFALKFYTEEGNYDLVGNNTPVFFIKDAIKFPDFIHTQKRDPYTGSQEADNVWDFWGLSPESTHQVTWLFGDRGIPATLRHMNGYGSHTFQWNNEAGEVFWVKYHFKTDQGIRNLTTDEANRLSGVDPDSHQRDLRESIERGDFPSWTVQVQIMPAAEAATYRFNPFDLTKVWPHEDYPPIEIGKLELNRNPENIFAEVEQSIFSPAHFVPGIGPSPDKMLQGRLFAYGDAHRYRVGINADHLPVNRPHATEARTNSRDGFLYDGRHKGAKNYEPNSFGGPFQTDRPLWVSTPVGGGTGNHEAPRHAEDDDFVQAGNLYRLMSEDERTRLIENLSQFIAKVSRDDIAERAVDNFRKADGDFGKRLEAAVQALRG; encoded by the coding sequence ATGACGCAGGAGGCGCACGTGACGCAGGGACCGCTCACCACGGAGGCCGGGGCTCCGGTCGCCGACAACCAGAACAGCGAGACGGCGGGCGTCGGCGGTCCCGTTCTGGTCCAGGACCAGGCGCTGCTCGAGAAGCTCGCGCACTTCAACCGTGAGCGCATTCCGGAGCGCATCGTCCACGCGCGGGGCGCCGGCGCGTACGGCACCTTCACGCTCACCCGCGACGTCTCGCGGTGGACGCGTGCGAAGTTCCTCTCCGAGGTCGGCAAGCAGACCGAGACGTTCCTGCGGTTCTCGACCGTCGCGGGCAACCTCGGCTCGGCCGACGCGGTGCGTGACCCCCGCGGCTTCGCGCTGAAGTTCTACACCGAGGAGGGCAACTACGACCTCGTCGGCAACAACACCCCGGTGTTCTTCATCAAGGACGCCATCAAGTTCCCGGACTTCATCCACACCCAGAAGCGCGACCCGTACACGGGCAGCCAGGAAGCGGACAACGTCTGGGACTTCTGGGGTCTGAGCCCGGAGTCGACGCACCAGGTCACCTGGCTCTTCGGTGACCGCGGCATCCCGGCCACCCTGCGCCACATGAACGGCTACGGCTCGCACACCTTCCAGTGGAACAACGAGGCCGGCGAGGTCTTCTGGGTCAAGTACCACTTCAAGACGGACCAGGGGATCAGGAACCTCACCACCGACGAGGCCAACCGCCTCTCCGGTGTGGACCCGGACAGCCACCAGCGGGACCTGCGCGAGTCCATCGAGCGCGGTGACTTCCCGTCGTGGACGGTGCAGGTCCAGATCATGCCGGCGGCCGAGGCGGCGACCTACCGCTTCAACCCGTTCGACCTCACCAAGGTGTGGCCGCACGAGGACTACCCGCCGATCGAGATCGGCAAGCTGGAGCTCAACCGCAACCCGGAGAACATCTTCGCCGAGGTCGAGCAGTCCATCTTCAGCCCCGCCCACTTCGTGCCGGGCATCGGTCCCTCCCCGGACAAGATGCTCCAGGGCCGTCTCTTCGCGTACGGCGACGCCCACCGCTACCGCGTCGGCATCAACGCCGACCACCTGCCGGTGAACCGCCCGCACGCCACCGAGGCGCGGACGAACAGCCGCGACGGCTTCCTGTACGACGGCCGCCACAAGGGTGCGAAGAACTACGAGCCGAACAGCTTCGGCGGCCCGTTCCAGACGGACCGTCCGCTGTGGGTCTCCACCCCGGTCGGCGGCGGCACCGGCAACCACGAGGCGCCCCGCCACGCCGAGGACGACGACTTCGTGCAGGCGGGCAATCTCTACCGCCTGATGTCGGAGGACGAGAGGACCCGTCTGATCGAGAACCTCTCGCAGTTCATCGCGAAGGTGTCCCGCGACGACATCGCGGAGCGGGCGGTCGACAACTTCCGCAAGGCGGACGGTGACTTCGGCAAGCGGCTGGAGGCCGCGGTCCAGGCCCTTCGCGGCTGA
- a CDS encoding tetratricopeptide repeat protein — protein MEFMGDRATLLETGRFVQQHAGNAADVISAADAADTPAASQIDGVGATEGADSVESAGAEERYRRAAESGDTASMSVLGALLMRRGDLDGAEPYLRAATSEGDRAAANNLGVLLHQRGYADEAAGWWRIAAVAGSAAAAHALGRHFRERGDEPAAEYWLRQSAEQGHALGAYALADLLEHRSDVGAERWLRAAAEQGHREAAYRLARALERRAADEARAGGDAGLLVVRTDGDAAGEGACAPPGGRGRDTGAPSGRAGPEGQAGPEPTVLDEAAQWYRQAAARGHRRAALHLGAILEKRGELKEAGRWYLTSAKDGEARAACALGFLLRDAGDEESAAVWWLRAAQEGDGNAANALGALHAARGEQQTAERWYRAAMDAGDVNGAYNLGLLCAAQDRTAQAEQWYRRAAYAGHREAANALAVLLLQSGDATGAEPWFSKAAEAGSVDAAFNLGILHVGRDDDRTALLWYARAAAAGHTEAALQVGIALLREGDDRAAERHLRCAAGGGSAEAAFRLATLLDSRQPPPGAPALGEPPAEKTECEEWYERAAEQGHRRAQVRVGMLAAARGDMAEADRWYREAAEAGSRNGAFNLGLLLAREGNEREAALWWTRAARAGHGRAALRLALLAARRGELTEGQRWCARAVELGPAEVAERAARLRDALHQELTA, from the coding sequence ATGGAATTTATGGGGGACAGGGCAACTCTGTTGGAGACAGGGCGGTTTGTGCAGCAGCATGCCGGTAACGCGGCAGATGTGATCAGCGCTGCCGACGCCGCGGACACTCCTGCCGCGAGCCAGATCGACGGCGTGGGCGCCACTGAGGGTGCCGACTCCGTGGAGAGCGCCGGGGCCGAGGAGCGATACCGCCGTGCGGCGGAGAGCGGCGACACCGCGTCGATGAGCGTGCTCGGCGCGCTGCTGATGCGCCGTGGCGACCTCGACGGTGCCGAGCCCTATCTGCGGGCCGCCACCTCCGAGGGCGACCGTGCGGCCGCCAACAACCTGGGTGTCCTGCTCCACCAGCGCGGCTACGCGGACGAGGCCGCCGGCTGGTGGCGCATCGCCGCCGTCGCCGGCTCGGCCGCCGCGGCGCACGCCCTCGGGCGCCACTTCCGCGAGCGCGGTGACGAGCCCGCCGCCGAATACTGGCTGCGCCAGTCCGCCGAGCAGGGCCACGCCCTGGGGGCGTACGCACTCGCCGATCTGCTGGAGCACCGCAGCGACGTGGGCGCCGAGCGCTGGCTGCGTGCCGCCGCCGAGCAGGGCCATCGTGAAGCGGCCTACCGGCTCGCCCGTGCGCTGGAGCGCCGGGCGGCGGACGAGGCACGCGCCGGCGGGGACGCGGGCCTCCTGGTCGTCCGCACGGACGGCGATGCGGCCGGCGAGGGCGCCTGCGCGCCTCCCGGCGGCCGGGGCCGTGACACCGGTGCGCCCTCCGGCCGCGCCGGTCCCGAGGGCCAGGCGGGCCCGGAGCCCACCGTCCTGGACGAGGCCGCCCAGTGGTACCGGCAGGCCGCCGCCCGGGGACACCGCAGAGCCGCGCTGCACCTCGGCGCGATCCTCGAGAAGCGCGGAGAGCTGAAGGAGGCGGGCCGCTGGTACCTCACCTCGGCCAAGGACGGCGAGGCGCGTGCCGCGTGCGCGCTCGGCTTCCTGCTGCGTGACGCCGGTGACGAGGAGAGCGCCGCCGTCTGGTGGCTGCGCGCTGCCCAGGAGGGCGACGGCAACGCCGCCAACGCCCTGGGCGCCCTGCACGCCGCCCGCGGCGAGCAGCAGACCGCCGAGCGCTGGTACCGCGCCGCCATGGACGCGGGCGACGTCAACGGCGCCTACAACCTCGGGCTGCTCTGCGCCGCCCAGGACCGCACCGCTCAGGCCGAGCAGTGGTACCGCCGCGCCGCCTACGCGGGGCACCGGGAGGCCGCCAACGCGCTCGCCGTGCTGTTGCTGCAGTCCGGTGACGCCACGGGCGCCGAGCCGTGGTTCTCCAAGGCGGCCGAGGCCGGCAGCGTGGACGCCGCCTTCAATCTGGGCATCCTCCACGTCGGCCGCGACGACGACCGTACGGCCCTGCTCTGGTACGCCAGGGCCGCGGCCGCGGGTCACACCGAGGCGGCGCTCCAGGTCGGCATAGCGCTGCTCCGCGAAGGCGACGACCGGGCCGCCGAGCGGCACCTGCGGTGCGCGGCCGGCGGCGGCAGCGCCGAGGCGGCCTTCCGGCTCGCGACGCTGCTGGACTCCCGTCAGCCGCCGCCGGGCGCACCTGCGCTCGGCGAGCCGCCGGCGGAGAAGACCGAGTGCGAGGAGTGGTACGAGCGTGCCGCCGAGCAGGGGCACCGCCGTGCTCAGGTGCGGGTCGGCATGCTGGCCGCCGCCCGCGGCGACATGGCGGAGGCGGACCGCTGGTACCGCGAGGCCGCCGAGGCGGGCAGCCGCAACGGCGCCTTCAACCTCGGGCTGCTCCTCGCCCGTGAGGGCAACGAGCGCGAGGCGGCCCTGTGGTGGACCCGGGCGGCGCGCGCGGGACACGGCCGGGCGGCACTGCGCCTGGCCCTGCTCGCCGCGCGCCGGGGTGAGCTCACCGAGGGCCAGCGCTGGTGCGCGCGGGCCGTCGAGCTCGGCCCGGCCGAGGTGGCGGAGCGTGCGGCCCGGCTGCGGGACGCGCTGCACCAGGAGCTCACCGCGTAA